The sequence TCGTTAGCAAaattctaatgataatgataatgataatgataatgataatgataatgatcatgatcatgatcatcatgatcatgatcatatgatgatcatgatgatgatgatgtattagaTATGCTCACAAATAATGTAGCATGAAAAAAATAATTGTAGTTTATGAATGTAAAGCAATATAGCTTGTATGGCTGTATGCATATAAACCCTTTTCTTATTAGCAAAATATTTGTTATTTATGTTGCCAATTTGATCTGTTTGTGATAAAATCATAACACAAGATTGCCACGTATACTATCCATCCACCTTTTATACACTAAAATCTGATTTTGATTTAAATGTATGCAGATATGGCGGATGATTGATCTGATATATCGTCCTCAGGAGGAGGTTATTACTGAGCTCGACAAATTCAAATCTCACATTCTCAGTTGCCCCGCCGAATAGAACTCTTTAGGATTTCTGTAGGTTATTACCAGCTTAAGTTTAGTGCAGTTTTGTATCGTTTTGAACTGACCGGGAAGTTGCAGAGTATACATTTGCACTGCATTGTTATTTGTTGTATTAGACTCTTCTTTACTCTTAACCTTCTTCTACATTTAGTCCATCAAGCCGCTTTTGCCGGTTCTGGTTACAAGTGCAGTTTCCGACTTTTGTTTGTGGGTTTTGGATGTCATTTTTAAGATCCAAAACTTTGTACTGATCTTTCTTTTGTTTCTATTAGGTTTGCTGGTCTCGATGTTCATTTTATTTTGATTCAACATTTATAATTTTGTTTCTATAAATTATATTTGACGTTCGTTTTGAAATCGGTTTGTGGCCTGTATggctgtatatatattaataaaaattaaaatataccgTGATTCAGTTTAACTGGATTCATAAAAAGTAAAACCATAAACCCAACCAAAACTTGACTTTAAATTTGTAAACataattgaaattgaaattttgttcgttttttttttttgtttggtcTGGTTTTGGATTAGACAGTAGAAACTGAATATTTAACACCCATACTTTAAATGACATGTTCGATGTTCGATGTTTGATGGGATCTTATTATTATGAAAGTTGCAATTGCAATAAATTGTAACGGGAaaccaaatgtttttttttttttttttggtgaaaaAAACGAAAACCCAAATGAGGTTGTTTTCAAAAAAACGCCCTCAACAAGGAGTACAAAAAAGTCGGGAGAAATGAAGAAGCTCGCACCTAGAAAAAAATTATCTAAACGAAACTATCTATAAACTACCCTCCCTAACAAGTCGGAAAAccatagagacaaaaaaaaaaaaaaaaaaaccgattaCAATACGAAAAGAAGAATCACACCAAACTATCAAAACAGACCCGACCACTCAACCGAGGACCCGCCATTTTTTTTCAATTTACCGTTAACTGTCTCTTGAGGAATTCTTCCCGGACCGATTCCCTATCTTGTACGATAACACATTAACGGATCCGTCACCCCGTGTGCTCTTGCCGGCCAAACGTGTCATCATATTATCGAAAGCCGCAAAAGCCTTCGTGGACGTATTACCTCGCACGATTGCCGATGAACCGCCCTTCTATAAAGAAATTTGTCAGCCAAAAGGcccagaagaagttaacttctgttaGCTTCACCAAAATATATTCCTAAAAGATTATGACTGTATAAATGTATAATGAAAGTTGCAATATAGAAAACTTCTTTTAGCTTTACCAAAaatcaaggttggagaattcggatttcgaggagatctcgtttggacttttttagggagatctcggcatctcgaaataatctcggggagatctcggacgttgacttatgttgactttatattttttttaacaaaaatatacataaaaacataaatatatgcatatttatatacgtttttacgagattttacaaaaatatccgaaatatgagcgagaaaatcttagaaattacgaattttataagaaaatcttacaaattagcaagaaaatgcgagaaatcgtggctttgactaagtttgaccccgttgacccagaaatctcgggagatgaacatctcgtttcggttgccttctaaaaacgagatctcgtgaaagatctcgggagatttacaacactgccaaAAATATATTCCTTAAAGATTATGACTGGTGTTATTGTACATGACTGCTGACGTAAATGAGGAGGTAGTAAATAGTAAATATGAAAAAGTCTAAGGACGAAATATGTAAAATGAATTGTGTAGTATGCTAAACCGTGCAACTGTGGGCAGCTATCAACAATTGAGGAATATCACCAAACAAGTCGGTTAGCTCGATTCTGAGGCTAACATATTAGCCGAACTATCAACAATCAATCTTCATACGCACCTACggcataataatatatacatacatgAGTCGTTACGACAGCCGTTCCGGTGATCCTGGTTCATATCGCGACCGGAAAAGGTAATCCATAAACCCTAGTATTGTACTCTTATTCAATTCATTACATATACAGGACTTTACATGccttcctatttttatttttaccttagtTTCTGTAAGTGTCAATTAGGATTTGCTTCAACTCCGTATTTATTTAGGGTTTCACCAAATTACACGATACTAATTCATTTCATATACCTACATATAAGAACTGAAATAAATACATCATTTAAGTATACAAATTGTAGAATTGTATCTCTGTTAAAGCCTACAAGTGTTTAGGAACATTTTGCATCGGAAAATAGGAAATAAAATAACATTAAACGGATACATTTACGCAATTATAAAACTTGTGAGTTTTGTGATTCATCAATGTTTCAAATAATAATTCAACACTTCATTGAGATATGCAATTTGGCAAGCTTGTAAAGTTACCAAGTTAGATGATTCAATCACGAGTTTTCAGTTGTTAAACTTTGTTCAAATAGGCACTTTACATAGATGCATGGATTCATATTTTATGGATGCACATATCTGCATAAATACACCAAGAATAGATGCAGTGATAAGCTATGATTTTGATGACATTAATGCTTTAAAATGTTATTAAACGCTTCAACAGAAATATGTTAAATCTGTCATTCTGTCTACTTATATGATTCATAACTGAAAAAATGAGTGTTTATACCATTTGTTATATAAGAGTTCTTCATATGTGATCCCTCCTCTATGGTTATATATAAACGTAGATGCGTATAtaagtatatacatgcatatatatattttatatgattttgtataaaaatatatttttcattatattaTGGTATTGTTATTGAAGGCCGAATGTATCTTTGGCAGCTTATGGTTTTTGTTTGTTTTCAGTGATTCAGGGTTTGGTGGAGGTTCCATTGTTGTTGGGCACAGTTCATCTAGTAAAAGGGACAATGAAACAACAGAGCCTCCGTTGAAGGTGGATTTGGATGGACTGACTCCATTTGAAAAGAATTTCTATGTGGAGTCTCCGAATGTTGCGAAAATGTCTGAGAGTGAGGTGGAAGAATATAGGACAAAGCGAGAAATCACTGTTGAAGGTCGCGATGTGCCTAAGCCTGTTAAGACTTTTGAAGATGCTAGATTTCCAGGTAAAAAGCATGAAAGATTTACTTTCTGTGATAGGTGCAAACATAGTTGGTTGGGTGCTAAAAATCATTATATATTAATATCTGTTTAACTCGTCAGTAACATGATCCAGGATGTTTTATGCCTCATAAATGCACTTGGGAAGAAATTTTGACCTCCTTGACCTGAACACATTTGCGGTCGAACATAATAGAATTGTCATATAAGTAAATGGTCAAAATTGCCACCTCTACTGTGTAGTATGATATTGTTGAATTCATGTCTTAAATAAATAATGTGAGGAAATCTGAAGGTATGGCAAATCAAAGGTATATCTAATGAAACTGACCGGGAGCACTATTCTTAAGCCAAAATTATCAATTGATCTTGTATAATATGTATATCTGGATTTTGATACAAATGCTGTAAAATAACTATATTGAATTTGAATACTTATATGAGAGAGGTTGCTAATTACCCTTGCCAGTAATATATTTGTAGCATATGATTTTTAACTTCGTGTTAAAtaattatctttactaatattgtATGTTACAGAATATGTTATGCAAGAAATCGTGAAAGCAGGCTTCACAGAGCCTACTGCAATTCAAGCTCAAGGATGGCCAATGGCTTTAAAGGGTCGGGATCTCATTGGAATCGCTGAAACTGGATCCGGGAAGACTCTTGCTTATTTGTTGCCTGCCATTGTTCATGTTAATGCTCAACCAATCTTATGTATGCATTTCATTATTCTcacttttcttttttcttttctttttaattaatTTTCTTTTGGAAGTTATTATACTAATTATACAATCCAGCTAAGTAACCTCTGCTAGGCATTATTCGACTGaagttttctattttttttattctcTGTTTAGCTCATGGGGATGGACCAATCGTGTTAGTTTTAGCTCCAACTCGTGAGCTTGCTGTTCAAATACAACAGGAAGCAAGTAAATTTGGTGCGTCATCGAAGATTAAAAACACTTGCATTTACGGTGGGGTTCCAAAGGGTCCGCAAGTTCGTGATTTACAGAAAGGTAGGTGATGATAAGCACAAGATGactttactactactactactctaTCCCGTGATGTTCATGGATCGGGTATATACTAATGCTTCAGCTGATATAACATATTATCACATAGTTCCATTTTTCAAATTTGCATACATTTGATCGTAGGTGTTGAAATTGTTATTGCGACCCCTGGAAGACTGATAGATATGTTGGAGTCTCATCATACAAACTTGCGAAGGGTTACTTATCTTGTGTTGGATGAAGCTGACCGTATGTTAGACATGGGATTTGAACCTCAAATGAAGAAAATTGTTTCACAGGTTTTTGGTGATACTTATGAAAGTGTCAATATTTATGTGATAAGTGTTGCTAATATCAACGATCACATGTTGTATATAATTAGATATACATGTTTCAGTGATGAAGTGCTTCCCAAATGCTTAATTTCTATTGTCATCTGAAAACTGACGGTCTTAAAACAATCCTTCCGATATAATCTAATATGGTAATTAAGATGGAATGGTTTTAAATCACTCACATGGGATTAGATACTAGTACTTGTCTAATATGTATATTAAGATGACATGGTTTTAGTTATGCTCGTGTGAATGACACAATTTGGAAAACAGATCACATTTTATGTAGATTGTTATGCGTACATCGAATTCCTTATTATGAAGTAATATTCAACACATCGAAAAGAGTAAGCTAAGATCAACTTAAACTTATGACTTGTGATATCTATATGCAGATTCGTCCGGATCGTCAAACTTTATACTGGAGTGCTACATGGCCTAAGGAAGTTGAGCTGCTTGCAAGACAGTTTCTGTATAACCCATACAAAGTAAGAAATTCTTTTTGAGATCTAAT comes from Rutidosis leptorrhynchoides isolate AG116_Rl617_1_P2 chromosome 4, CSIRO_AGI_Rlap_v1, whole genome shotgun sequence and encodes:
- the LOC139904398 gene encoding DEAD-box ATP-dependent RNA helicase 20-like, yielding MSRYDSRSGDPGSYRDRKSDSGFGGGSIVVGHSSSSKRDNETTEPPLKVDLDGLTPFEKNFYVESPNVAKMSESEVEEYRTKREITVEGRDVPKPVKTFEDARFPEYVMQEIVKAGFTEPTAIQAQGWPMALKGRDLIGIAETGSGKTLAYLLPAIVHVNAQPILSHGDGPIVLVLAPTRELAVQIQQEASKFGASSKIKNTCIYGGVPKGPQVRDLQKGVEIVIATPGRLIDMLESHHTNLRRVTYLVLDEADRMLDMGFEPQMKKIVSQIRPDRQTLYWSATWPKEVELLARQFLYNPYKVVIGSSDLKANHSIQQHVDIVTENQKYNKLVKLLDDIMDGSRILIFMDTKKGCDQITRQLRMDGWPALSIHGDKSQAERDWVLSEFKAGKSPIMTATDVAARGLDVKDVKYVINYDFPGSLEDYVHRIGRTGRAGAKGTAYTFFTAANARFAKELIAILQEAGQKVNPDLAAMGRGAPPPPPGRGGFRDRGRGYSGGRSWN